The stretch of DNA TAAAGAGATAAAGGAAGGGGAAGAGGTAGAGCTAATACTACTCTAACTCTTCCGCTCCCTTATCTATGTACTCGTATTTTTCAGACATCTCCATAGCCTTTTCAAAGAGAGCCTTTTCTTCTTCCGCAACGGTAATAATTCTCTTCTTAGCTACTTCCACAACTTCACCACCCAAAGACTCCCTTCTCGTTTTACCTTCCAAAACCGCATCTGCGATCTTTGAAGTTAAAAGCTTTATAGACTTGATAGCATCATCGTTTCCAGGAATTGGATAATCTATAAGGTCAGGATCGCAGTTAGAATCCGCAATGGCTACCACAGTGATGCCCATCTTCTTTGCTTCTAAAACCGCTATGTTTTCCCTTACCGTATCCACCACCCAAAGGATGTCCGGTGGCCTTTGCATGTTCAGTATGCCACCGTAGAGCTTGCGAAGCCTTTCCATTTTCCTTCTGAGAGCTCTAACCTCTTTTTTGGGCAACACGTCAAAGACTCCTTCCGCTTCCATCCTTTCTAAGGTTTGCAGTTTTAGAATGCTTTTTCGGACAGTTCTGAAGTTTGTAAGTAATCCTCCAACCCATCTTTCGTTTATGTAGTGCGCTCCACACCTTTCTGCCTCTTCTTTTATGATGTCCTTTGCCTGCTTTTTTGTGCCCACAAAAAGCACCTCTGCACCCTG from Thermocrinis sp. encodes:
- the rpsB gene encoding 30S ribosomal protein S2, with product MSVATMNELLEAGVHFGHSKGRWNPKMAPFLYGVRQGIHIIDLNKTLVYLRQAYHFVADSVAQGAEVLFVGTKKQAKDIIKEEAERCGAHYINERWVGGLLTNFRTVRKSILKLQTLERMEAEGVFDVLPKKEVRALRRKMERLRKLYGGILNMQRPPDILWVVDTVRENIAVLEAKKMGITVVAIADSNCDPDLIDYPIPGNDDAIKSIKLLTSKIADAVLEGKTRRESLGGEVVEVAKKRIITVAEEEKALFEKAMEMSEKYEYIDKGAEELE